The following proteins are encoded in a genomic region of Endomicrobiales bacterium:
- a CDS encoding DUF192 domain-containing protein, translated as MNKLICPNGTLEICVAKTFFSKFLGLMFMPQEFFCGALLILKCSSIHTFFMRFYIDVVFLDKTYKVLRVVKNLKSWHVVMPVSSASSVLELKAGLVDIYGIKEGITLLFEFSDCNEK; from the coding sequence GTGAATAAATTAATTTGCCCAAATGGTACACTTGAAATTTGTGTTGCGAAAACTTTTTTTAGTAAATTTTTAGGCCTTATGTTTATGCCGCAAGAATTTTTCTGTGGTGCGTTGCTGATACTAAAGTGTTCTTCAATACACACTTTTTTTATGCGTTTTTACATAGATGTGGTTTTTTTAGATAAAACATATAAAGTCTTAAGGGTTGTTAAAAACCTAAAGTCATGGCATGTAGTTATGCCGGTAAGTAGTGCCAGCTCGGTGCTTGAGTTAAAAGCTGGTCTTGTAGACATATATGGAATAAAAGAGGGTATAACATTGTTGTTTGAATTTTCGGATTGTAATGAAAAATGA
- a CDS encoding DUF1646 domain-containing protein, protein MIEIGLISAIILVLILPLTLHVIEKNLEIFLFIMGVLVVSISHFWGIEPAWSMHLIRESLVEPIMITLAVITIGFLVYFFRNKITNTVVNIERKIGSKLFCFVLIMVLGLLSSIITAIMAAIILVEIISALKLDKKYEIKLTVLSCFSIGLGAVLTPIGEPLSTITIAKLKGEPFNADFFFLFRELGLYVLPGILLLAIIGSIINPSVKKGENIKGLVEEKSSNIKEIFVYAGKVYIFIMALILLGSGFKPIVDMYIIKFPTTLLYWINSLSAVLDNATLAAAEISPKMNLPQIKYILIGFLISGGMLIPGNIPNIISAGRLKITSWEWAKIGLPIGFVFMVVYFIVFSLIFS, encoded by the coding sequence GTGATAGAAATAGGGTTGATCAGTGCCATTATTCTTGTATTAATTTTACCTCTTACATTGCATGTTATAGAAAAAAATTTGGAAATATTTCTTTTTATCATGGGTGTGTTAGTGGTAAGTATTTCGCATTTTTGGGGAATAGAACCGGCGTGGTCAATGCACCTTATTAGGGAATCATTAGTTGAACCAATAATGATAACTTTGGCTGTTATTACGATAGGGTTTTTAGTTTATTTTTTCAGAAATAAAATAACAAATACCGTCGTTAATATAGAGCGTAAAATCGGTTCAAAATTATTCTGTTTTGTGTTGATTATGGTTTTAGGATTGCTTTCAAGTATTATTACGGCTATTATGGCAGCTATAATACTTGTTGAAATTATTAGTGCATTAAAATTGGACAAGAAATATGAAATAAAGCTTACGGTACTCTCTTGCTTTTCTATTGGGCTGGGCGCAGTGCTTACCCCTATAGGAGAACCGCTATCAACCATTACTATAGCAAAGCTAAAAGGAGAGCCATTCAATGCCGATTTCTTTTTCTTATTCAGGGAGCTTGGCCTATATGTCTTGCCGGGCATTTTGCTTTTAGCAATAATAGGCAGTATAATAAACCCTTCTGTTAAAAAAGGAGAAAACATAAAAGGATTAGTAGAAGAAAAAAGCAGTAATATTAAAGAAATTTTTGTTTATGCTGGGAAAGTTTATATCTTTATCATGGCTTTGATACTTCTTGGTTCCGGCTTCAAACCTATTGTTGATATGTACATAATAAAATTTCCGACTACGCTACTTTACTGGATAAATTCTCTTTCGGCTGTTTTAGACAATGCAACTTTGGCTGCTGCAGAAATAAGCCCTAAAATGAATTTGCCTCAAATTAAGTATATACTTATAGGGTTTTTGATATCAGGTGGAATGCTTATTCCCGGGAATATTCCAAATATAATTTCTGCAGGAAGGCTTAAGATAACAAGTTGGGAATGGGCGAAAATAGGGTTGCCGATTGGTTTTGTTTTTATGGTTGTCTATTTTATTGTTTTTTCCCTGATATTTTCATAA